A region of the Meles meles chromosome 18, mMelMel3.1 paternal haplotype, whole genome shotgun sequence genome:
CCCTCCAAGCTATTTCCAAAACGAGAAAGCTTTCGCCACAGGTGTGAGCTTCCCCAAAGCTACCACGCTACTGCCAGGATGAAAAGGAGTTTCCAAAATGGGGCAGGGGCTGTTGTGGGGCCAGCCCTCTGTAGAAAGGTAAGTCCCCTGGGACCACCTGACCAGCGTGTATACTCCCCATAAGGACGGAGATATagctgtctttttttaagatttatcttaggggcgcctgggtggctcagtgggttaagcctctgccttcggctcaggtcatgatctcgggatcctgggatcgagtcccacgtcgggctctctgctcagcagggagcctgcttccctctctctgcctgcctctctatctacttgtgatctctctctgtcaaataaataaataaaatctttaaaaaaaaaaaaaaaaagatttatttatcttagagtgCACACGAGGGctcgggggaggagcagagggagaacctccagcagactccacgcccaatCCGGGCTGTCTCCCGACCAGgcgatcctgacctgagccgaaagccgagtcagccgcttaaccgactgcactGCCCAGGCGCCTCCAAGTGCCCTTGCAACTCCGACAGCAGCAGTAGCGCGTCCCACGTGGAGTCCCACCTCGGAGACGCAGAAACAGATGTATCGCTTTTTACGCTACTCCCGTAAACATAACTGCTTCTATGAACTTTcgagttttttttctctttttaagtaatttatttgacagagagacacagcgagagagggaacacaggcagggggagtgggagagggagaagcaggcttcccgctgagcagggagcccgacgtggggctcgatcccaggaccccagatcatgacctaagtggaaggaagatgcttaacgactgagccccccaggagttCCTGAACTTTTGAGTCCTTTATCTAAAGATACAGAAATCTAACACAGGGgccaaccacttaaaaaaaaagtttctcagaGTCTCATAAAAGCATCATTAAAATCTTAACCGGGCGcccgggtggcacagtcagttgagcgccCGACTCCCGACGGCAGCTCCGGTCAGctcgggcggggggggggggggggggggggagacggAGCCCCGCAGGGTCTGTTTAAGAGCCTCTCCCTCTCCGGccgcacccccgcccccaccgcggctctctctcgctctctaacagatctttaaaatcttaaaaatgttattttcacacCTGAGGTGCACTCTGTGTAAAACTGATGTAGTAAAACCAGAAACGCAGTGTGGAGTAAAATCAACGCGCTCGTAACTGAAGGTAACAAGAAGGAGTACACAGCAGGATTCCACTCGTGCCAAATTCAGAAACAAGCAGAAGTACAGTTTAGGGTCTAGGAGCGCACGCTGAGCGGGGCACAACGCAGGAAAGGGGGAAGCCGTCCCCGTGGGCGCCGGAGGCGGCAGGGAGCGGGGGAGGCCGCCGACCCTGCGGCACGGGCCGCGCCCCTCCTTCACCATCAGTCACTTGTCCGTATTTGCCAAGCGTTTCTTGTATGTAGTTTACCTcatggtaaaacaaacaaacaacgaGAAAGGAGGTCACGGACGGCGGAGAGCAATTAGGACAGGCTAGAGCCATCCTCCAGCCCAAGCAGGGGAGGGCCAGCAGCAGCCGGACAGCGACCCGAGGCAGGGCTGCTGCTGCTCAGCGAGACGGCCCCGAGGAGCCGTCTGGGGAGGCGCACGGTCAAGGAGCCGCAGCAGGAGCGGCGCTGGGCGGCCTCAAGACAACCGGCGACTCTCGGACCCTGTGAGGCAGCCTCGACAGCATCCACCGCCTCCCACCTGCCAACGGCAGCGGGGAGGGGGGCGCTGACCGCCAGCGGGAAGGCAGGATCGAGGCGCTCACTGTGGGGAACGGCGAGCTGGAGCCAGCCGCGTCCGCAGCGGTCCGCGGCCTCGGCGGAGGGAACGGGCACCGCGAGCCCCGGTGCACAGCCACGGCCAGTTACTACCTTCCCACGATGAGCACGACCGGGCAGGAAGACACCCGAAGAGGTCAGAAAGACACAAAGCGGGATGGCGGACACCACGgactggggcggggggaaggggggcTGTTGTTTAACACACATGGTTTCGGATCTGCAAGATGAAAAGTTCCGGCAATGGATGGTCCTCACGACTGCACGTGCATTACTTCACACGACAGAACCGCGGACGCAGAGACGGTTTAGGCCAGGGGCACCCGGCTAGCTCAGGTGgagaagcatgcaactcttgatctcggggttaccAGTTCAAGGTAACTGGTATAGACATTACTTGAAAATTTGgtttcgggacacctgggtggctcagtgggttaagcaactgccttcagctcagatcatgatcccagagtcctgggatcaagccccgcatcgggctcgcagctccacagagagcctgcttctccctccgaccttctcccttctcatgctctctctcaaacaaataaaatctttgaaaaaaaaaattggtttcgatgacaaattttatgttatacatttttttttaattttaaataatctctacacccaatgtgggaacccaccaccccaagaccaagagtcacaccctctaccaactaagccaggcTGGCACCTGTtatgtgttatttatttcttctgggaaaaagagagagagagagagcacgtacaCGGAtgagagcgggggggggggggggcgcagagggAAAGGCACAGGATCTCCAGCCAATTCCACACCCAGCTTGGaccccaactcggggctcaagctcacaaccctgagatcatgacctgagcctaaatcaagagtagatgcttaaccaagtaaGATACCCAGGCCCCCGGTTATGTGTTACTTTTAAAATGATGCAAATCTCCATTTATTGACATAAAACCACTCCTTAATCTATCGGCAAGTAAAAAACGCCAGGACTACAAATTACCCTAACACCCCTGGAAAGGATGCACCTTGGGAACCATACGTGCCCCGGGGCCTGCCTGTGGGGCCGCAGGGCGTACAGGGGACCGCCTGGGCTCCTGGAAACCTGTCATCCACGTAGCACAGCGGAACAACTGTCACCCTCAACGTTTCTGCCCAACAAGGCACTTAATGATCAGTCAAGGAGAAACAGAGGGTTTAGGGCTGTCATGCCCTGCTAGTGACCCAGAGAGAAGCGCAGCGCGTGCACCTGCACGACAGGTGGCGGCGGCTGGCACCGAGCCTCCTGACCGAGGACTCTCTGCGCGAGGCAAGCATAGCGCCAGCCAGAGCGAAAACCGGCTCAGAGGGGCCAGACTCTGCCTGTGACACGGTTGGGAGATGCTACCCAACTGATTTCACTTAGACTTTGCTTCTCATGTATGCATAAGAACAacacatgaggggcgcctgggtggctcactgggttaagcctctgccttcggctcaggtcatgatctcagggtcctgggatcgagccccgcatcgggctctctgctcagcaggaagcctgcttcctcctctctgcctgcctctctacctacttgtgatctctatcaaataaataaataaaatctttaaaaaaaaaaaaaaaacacatgactaaaataaatttccaaataagTATAAAAAAACTTTACGTAAGTATAAAATCTAAATGACAAAGGAAAGCAGGTGCGaacgtatttttttctttcctaatcgTACATAAGCATGACTTCTTAAACTCAGTAACGTCTTAGATTTGATGAAGTATGTTCACGGCACAGTACAATCCCATTTTGGCAAAAGTCTGTACACGTAAGTTTGTGTGTACAAACACGCGAGCACTAAAGACATgctatggtttgtttgtttttaaagagtttatttacttatctgtcGGAGAGCGTGCATGGCAGAAGCAGGGAGGCGGCAGgcagcgggggaagcaggctgctcaCCGAgtaaggagcccgacatgggactcaatcccaggaccgcgggatcacgaccggagccgaaggctcagacacttcactgactgagccgaGACGCCCCAAAACATGCCATGTTAACAGTTATTTCTGAGTGGTAAAATTTCAAGTGATTCTTACTTGTTTCTTTATGCTTTTCTGAATTGTTTCAGCCTTTCAGAATTAATGCATATTATCCCAATAATCAAAAGAAAGGATCTTCATTCGAGGGGACACTGTTTCGGAGTCATACACGTTTGCTCCTGAGTATTCATTCACCTTCTTTAAGCACTCATTACTGCGGTGGGGATGGCTCCAGGGACCAAGTGGCCAAAACCAaactgcaggggtgcctggggggctcagtcggtgaagcatctgccttaggctcagggtcatgatccgggggggggggtccttgctcagcggggagcctgcttctccctctgcctgctgcacccctGCTCGTGCCCTCTCTTGCTCtgagaagtaaataagtaaaatctttaaaaacaaaacaaactaacccccaaccccaaccctcCCAGTGACTGGCTGTCATTCTGTGTCTCCCTGGGCGAGGCAGCCATGAACTGTCCGGGAGGAAATACAAGCATTTTGGGAATACTACTGGTGCAAATAAAAGTGAGAACTACAAGGTCATGCTGTTATCTCAGAAACCTTCTGAATTTAACCTGTTTGACAACTCTGCATTTGATATCAAGCACAAACACCTCAAGTTAAAATCAAAATCATATTCCTACATGGTTAttacaaatttaagaaatttcCCTATCggggcacccaggtgcctcagagggttaagcctctgcctttggcttgggtcatgaccccagggtcccgggatcgagtcccgcatcgggctctctgctcagcgggaagcctgcttcccttcctctctctctgactgcctctctgcctgcttgtaatctctactgaatgaataaaatcttaaaaaacaaatcaaaaaaaaaacctttattttcaaaaataggggcacctgagtggctgagtcagttaaaaaaaccaactcttggtttcagctcaggtcacgatctcagggtcaagggactgagccccacatgggctctacgcttagctcagagtctgctggagattctttctccctctctctctccctctgcccctccccctgctcctgtgactaagtacataaataaaatcttaaaaaaaaaaaaaagaggtcaggGAAAGGAAATCTGTAGGCCAAGGGGGAAAAGAATAGGAGGTCGTCCCGTGGGCCAGTCTGCTGGCGCCTGCTGTGAAGCAGAAACCAAAAGCCACTCCCTACCGCAGGGCTCTCTTCCCAGGGCTCCCCCTTTCGATCTGGCTGTGCGTCCACACTGCGTTCTGTCAACTCACAACCGATCTGTGTGTGTGGCTCTCACTTTCtttcgatttatttatttgagagaaagaaagagggaaaaggagagaagcagacactgTGCGaaccagggagcctgaagtggggctcgacgccaggaccctgagatcatgacctgagcggagatcaagagtcagacgcgtaactgactgaggcacccaggcgccccctgtgccTCTGATTTTCTAATAAAGTGGGgttggggcgcatgggtggctcagatggttaggtgtCTGGcttccgctcagtggggagtctggggtctgcttctccctctgcctctgcctctctcccctgctcaccttctctctctgtctctctctcaaatgaataggtagaatctttaaattaaagaaaaaaaaaagaagtgggaatTATTCTGTACATGTTTTTAACAATTTTCCTTTCACAGACAATTCAAGTCTTTCTCGCTCTAATTTTTCCAATGTTTCACTCTCCTAAGCACTAGTCTCGTGAAAGACTTTTACACGCACCCTTGGACTCTCCATCACCATGGCGGTAAGCCACGGTCAGGGATGCAATCTGCCCCGGATCAATCCAGTCATGGCGGAGAAGAGCGAGTCAAGCGAGCCAGGGAGTGGGCAGAATCAGGGACGGGTATAGatggggaggagcagcaggagaggaTGAAAGTGCGACACCCACGCCACGGCTACCTTTTTCAAAAACGCCGCCGCCGTTTCTCTCTTTGTGGCTGTGATCCGCTTCACCCCATCTGGGGACTGGACACGAATTATCTGTCACAAATGAAACAAGGCGGTTACTGCACAGACTAGTAAGTTCTTGATCTGACTGAGACTAACACCTGCGGTCTTTCAGCCTCTGGGTCCCCGAAACTTAGAGCCAAACCTCTCCCTTCCCCGAGCAACACCAGATGCTTCTAAAGGAGCAGCAGAGGCACGAGATTCGTCAACCTATGCAAAGACACCCTGACAGTACTGCCCTGACTCTCAACGCTGGTCACTTCACTCAGAAAATGTCTAACCATTACTCCTCTTTCGGtttacaaaaacaacaacacaacagtaaaaacaaaaacaaaaacaaaaaccttcatgAACCATGAATGACTGGGTCCTTTAAAAAAGATCTCTTTGGGGGCtcctggcttgctcagtcagtgaagcatccaattctggatctcagggttttgagttcaagtcccacattgggtgtagagacaacataaaaaataagtaaaaaatttaaaacacatctgattaaaaataataataaaaataaaaaagagaacaaaatgagtTTTGTTCTAAAATCTACATGCAAAGATCAGAATGATCTAAAAGAATCATAGGATATCTTCTAATTTGTTATTTACCTTtaatagaaaaactgaaagaactaaACGGTTAAACGGGTGTTTAACATCATGGTAAACATAccagggttttaaaaaaatacttttatggCAACCCTGAAATGGCTGGCAGGCCTGGAACGCTGCACACAGAGCATCACCTTCTAGGACTTGATTTTCATACAGATCAAAGTCCTTCTGAAGATGGGTGAGTTACTCTGGCCAACTGTACAAGTTCCTGCTTTCATCAGGGAGCATGAAAAGGCATGCCCTGCTGAAAACAGGGCAGACGGTGCTCCAACCacctgaggggaaaaaagaaaggcaggaacACACCACCAGATACGCATGGCGGCGTCTCTTTTCAGCCATTACTGCACTGTGCACCGTActgaaaacaaacattaaaaaaaaaaaaccaaatacccTTTACATATGAAAAATGTCTTAagccattgttttttaaaagattttcaggggctcctgggtggctcagcgggttaaagcctctgccttcagctcaggtcgtgatctcagggtcctgggaccaagccctgcactgggctctctgctcagcgggaagcctgcttcctcctctctctctctgcctgcctctctgcctgcttgtgatctctgtctgtcaaataaataaataaaatctttaaaaaataaaaataaaaaaattttaaaaaaagatttcactgaAACATGATAAAATGCCACAATGGCTTTGATCAACTGTCCACTTTTACCAAACGAAGTAAGATTAATCTAGATATTCCTAAAATAgtttgattttctcattttctacttTCACTTTACGAGAAGGCTTTTACCCTGATACTGGTCTCAATTTTTAAGATTGTCTTGGATAATCCTTATGAAAtcccaagtttgttttttttctttttaagattttatttatttgacagaacaagacgcagcgagagagagagaacagggggactgggagagggagaagcaggcttcctgccgagcagggagcccgatgggggactggatctcaggactctgggatcataactggagctgaaggcagacgcttagcgactgagccgcccaagcgCCCGAAATCCCAGCTGTTAAGGCATAAAGTATCTTCTTTCTGCTTCCTCACGATGTTTCTCCGGCTCATCCGTGCCgactgcaaacacaaactcttcTGGCTTCGCTCTATCAAACACCCAGAAACGGGTCTTCAGAATCAGCAGGCACCAGCCCGCTGCTGCCCTTCTCTCCGGACATCTGTCTCCCACACTGCGGCCGTTTCTCTGTGGGAGACTCTGTGACCGTCCCTCTGTGCACGTGGGAGCGAGGGCAGGACACTGCCGGCCCTGAGCAGCTCAGGGTCCGGCCCGCGTGTCTGCGGGGCTCTGCACCTCGACAAGCGCTCCTCTTGGACCCGCAGCAGCGCGGTCCAGGCTCGGACTCCCGCAGACCCGCGCCCGTGAGCGGAGGGAAGTTCTCGCTTCGAGTCCGCCGCAGGCTGCGGGGTCCAACGGCCCAGAAGAGGCGGACGCGGCACCGCAGACACAGAGCCTCCTGGCTGCCGGGGTTCTCGCCATCTGCAGAAAGGAGCCCGGAGTCCGTCGTGGGAGAGTGGAGGAGCCCGCGAGCCAGGAGGCAGGGGCGCCCGGCCAGAAGCCGAGCGGGGCGGGCGCCCACGGACACGCGGGCTGGAGCGCGGCCGCCCCTCCACGGCGCGCCCGCGGCCGCCCGAGCGAGCCCTCGCCGGCAAGCGGACTCCCGGAGCTCCGACTCGTCCTCCTCTGGAAGGCGGGCGGCAGGGAGGCCCACTTGAGGGAGGTCACGGTCTTCAGCTTCCCTCGGCCGTTTACGCCCTCGGCTGGTCCCCGGCCGGAgacacaggaggaggaggaggaggaggagggaagccttCGCCTCCAGCTCCTGCCGCAGACCCAGGCCGCCCGGAGCCCAGCCCAGGCCGCGCCTGGCAGAACGCAGACGCCACCCGCCAGGAACGCGTGAGTGTGGCCTTCCCCGTGCGGCTCTGCTTCCCGGAGCCCCGGAGCCCTTAACGCTCACCCGCGCCGCCCGGCCCTGCCGACCGCGTCCCAGACTCGCGCGCTGGTGAGGACAGCCAGAAACCCAGCGCTTTTCCTCACTTGCACCGGCTTCCTTTGCTTTGAGGGGCACGGGGCGAGGGGACGCGGCGAGGGCACAGGAACTCCCGACTGCACGGAAGCGCCCCCTCCCCAACAGGTGGCTGTCACCGCGGTCCCGTCCTCGCAGCCCCCGCGGCCGCAGCGCCCTCCCCGCGGGCCTCGAGCCCAGGCTGGGGCGCGCCCCGCTTCCGACGGCCGCACCGCACCGGGCCCGGCGGAGCCCGCGGAGCCGGCGGTCGCGGGGCGGCGGGCCGGGAGGCGGGAGGCGGGCCGGGTGCTGGCCGCCGCCCCACAGGCCGCGCCGGTAAATCTGCTGCCTCATCCCGGCGCCGCGCTCCCGCTCCCGCCCCACTCACGATGCTCTCGGCCATGGCGGCCGCTCCCGTCTCCGGGCTCGAGCCCCggaccgccgccgccgccgccgccgcctgccgCCCCGCGGGCCTCGAAGCCTCGGCCCCGGCCTCAGCCCCggcctcccgccgccgccgccaccgccgctcCAGCTTCGCCGCCGGCCGCCACCTCCGCGCGACGTCCGGTGCCTCGCCCAACGCGCTCCGCCGGCCGCGCAGCCCGGAAACCGAGTTCCGGCCCTCCAACGGCCCGCGCATGCGCAAGCGGGGCGGCCGCGGGcccggcgcggggcggggcggggcggcgggggcgcgcgCGCGAGGCGGCGGGGGCGCGCGCGGGGGCCCTGAGCTCGGGGAAGGACGACTTGGCTCGTGGCGCGCGCTCCTTTCTGCAAACCCTGGCAGGGCAGGCAGGGCCGAGAAGAGACAAAAGCGAGCGTGCGCCGCCGCCCCGAAGTCGTCGTGCTGGGCCTCGAAGGCCTCGAAGGGGCCTCGAAGCCCGAGGGCCGGCGGGTCGCCTGCGCGCGGACGGATCGTGTCAGGACGGTGACGTCACACCGTCCTGGCAGGAAAAGGAAAGTCGCGTCTCCGTGAACCTAACAGGAGGCGAAAACCGAACTCAGACTGCCTCTCCCGaggcccgcccccggcccgcggGCTGGGTGCAGGGCTTGGGTGCAGGGCTTGCAGGGCTCCAGGGCTTGGGTGCAGGGCTTGGGTGCAGCGCTCAGCCTCTCGCAATTCCTGCGATTTCCAGggcgagcccccccccccccccccccccccgtcctcgTGCCGCACCGGGCCCTGCAAACTCTGTAGCGGACCTGACCTTGCCCGTGACTGTGGGGCAAGTTACCAAAAATCTAAAATCCGTTTTTTTAACCCCATGGCTCCACTCCAGGTTGTATTTATGTATCTCCTGGGCTGAAAAAGTCACCCTCGTTTCCTCCCCTCCCGACCCCTCAGCTTCCTGGGTTCCAACACCTCAGGTTCAGCAGCTAGTCCACCCGCCGGTCCACCCCACCAGCGAGGACCTACCAGGCTTCtgcggggaagcggcagggctcacactgggagcagagcagaaaCAGGAGAGAGTCCCACCCTGATGCGACCCACCAGCGGGAGGCAGCTAGCAAACACATCAGCTATGCAGGGACGCAGTGTCCCATAGTGGACAGCCTCGgcaggggaagggatggagggtGATGGGGGCTACTTTACACATGATGGTCCAGAAAGATCTCTCTGAGGAGACGGGATGTGCTCAGGTCCCAGATAAAGCATCTGAGGGAGAGTGAACTAGGAAAGCCTGTGCAAAGGTCCCGGGACCTGGGAAGTGCTGGGTGCTCCAGGAACGACAAGGCGGCTGGCGTGGATGGGGGTCCTGAGTGAGGGCAGAGGAGGGCTGGGTCAGGAAGAACCATGTGAGACACGGAAAGGCCTTtagattctattcttttttaaaaatattttatttatttattcaacagagacacagcaagagagggaacacaagcaagggaatggtgagagggagaagcaggctcccccctgagcagggagcccaatgcagggctggatcccaggaccgaggCAGCCCAGATTCTAAGCCTTTGAAGGATGAGAGCAAAGAAGGCGTCTTCTCCCGATGCCTGGGGGCTCACCAGTGaagtaactgcctttggctcaaatcatgagcccaaggttctgggatcgagccccacattgggctccctgctcggcgggagactacttttccctctgctttgtgctcacgctctctatgaaatgaataaataaaatcttttaaaaaataaaaaaataggggtgcccaggaggctcagtgggttaagcgtctgccttcggctcaggtcatgatctcagtgtcctgggactgagttccgcattgggctctctgtacagcggggagcctgcttccccccttctctgcctgcctctctgcctactcgtgctctctctctgtgtcaaataaataaataaattctttttaaaaaataaaatgaaaaataaaagacaaaggcTCTACCAGTAGTCATATCACTTTGCAAGGACTGCCTTAGCAAAACACCACAGACCGCATaacttaaatgtattttctcccgGTTCCAGAGTCTGGAAGTCGGAGATCAAGGCGACAGCCCGCCGGAGTCTTCTGAGGCCGCTCTCCTTGGCTGGCAGACCTCTGTATCTTTCCTCTGTGCTCAGGCATCCCTGCTGTCTCTGTGTGTCCCAATTTCCTCTCTGTATGAAGACACTGGCCTCATTTTAAGTTGATTACCTCTTTAAGGACCGTCCCTCCAAGTCCTCTTCTGAGGTTCTGGGGGTTGGGACCCCAACATATGGATTTGGGGGACACGCAATTCAGCCCCTCGCTGTGATGGTCACtgtaatttcacttagcattgccCAGTGTCAGGACAGGAGGGAGACAGAGCTGGAGAGGTGATTGTCACGATGAGAGCCTGGCCTTGGAGCTGGATGCAGCAACTGGATGCAGCTGGAGGGGGTCCTGGTCTGTCACTTCGAGAAGAGACGAGAGAAGGCTTGGCTGCGCCAGGTCAGATCTGcagccttcttctctgcctggaCTGCAGCCCCCACACAGCAGCCGGAGGGGGCGGGTCCTGATCctgctccaccccaccccctctcgcTTGGAGAGGACCCCACCGAGGGGACCGACCTggctccatccctcccttcccccacgtttctcctcttcctctttttttaaaattgagatgaaATTCACACAGCACGCAGTCAACCATTTCTCAGTGAACAGTTCGGTGGCATTTAGTGCTCTCAAGACCTACGACTTCCTCCTGTATCTACTATCTAAGTGTTTCCgtccccccagaaggaaaccgcACCCCCGTTCAGCAGCAGCCCCcattcccctctcccagcccccggCAACCACCCATCTACAGATCACCTGTTCTGAATATTTCCTGTGAGTGGAATGATGCGGACGCGGACTGTAGCGTCTGGCTTCTTTCCTCGAGCGTTTTCCAGCTCTGTCCCTGTCGTTGCAGGTGTCAGAACCCCTCTTTACGGCCGGGTAGCAGTCCACAGGGTGCGTGGAGCGCATTTTGATATTCCACGTTTCGTTGATTGCTACCCGGGTTGTTTCCGCCGTCCGGCAACTGCGGATAGCGCTGCCGTGAATACgcgtgtctgtgtgtttgtgtgagtcTCTGTGTTCAGTTCTTTGGGGTACAGTGAGGCCCTTCCTGATCAACTGACATAAGAGACAGCTCCCGACTCTTCACCCTCCTTTCGTGGCTTCAGACCTCTGAGACCGTGTAGAATCACAtatattcggggcgcctggggggctcagtcgttaagcgtctgccttgggctcaggtcatgatccgggagtccgGGGATCGAGgcccgcctcgggctccctgctcagcagaaagcctgcttctccctcccccactcctcctgcttgggttccctctctcgctgtgtctctctctgtcaaaaaaaaaaaaaaaaagaatcacacgTGTTCGCCTGTTTACCCCCTTGTTTTGTGACGTCCCCTTCACCGGAGGTGAGCTCGTGCGCACTAGGGCGTTGCAGGTTTTCCCGCTGCCGCATCCCCAGGACGCACGACGCTCTCTGACGTCGATCAGCGGCCTGCTGTCCCAGCCATCTGCGGCGTGACTGTGTCTCTACTGTAAATCTGTTGTCACGATGACGCTGTGAAATGAACTCTTCCGAAACACAGTGGCTTCACCCAACAGCCATTTGCCGTCCTCCCGGTCCTGCAGGTCAGGAATGGGGACGGGGCTACGTTGGGGGGTTGTCATGCGGGaagctggcgggggtggggggacatgaAGCAAGGACGCCAGTAACTACAAAAGAAGTGGACAGTGTCCCGAAAGAAGAGGGGAGGCCTCTGCCTGCAGGGTGGGGTGTGGTACAGAGCCAGACCCAGGGAGGAGATTTCAGGGGCAGCAAAGGCGGAGGGCTCGCACATGCTGCCGGCAAGCCCGGTGCGGCCGGACTGGAAGCAGGTGGGTAAAGCGAGGTGCTCCCAGCACCAAACAAAAGAAGCccgggagcagcagggagaggacgGTGAAGACAGGCTGGGCACGGGGACTTGCCCAGGAGCCCCCCTTCTCCGACCGTGTAAACACGTGTGCAGAGCGCCCCCCCCACAGCCTCTAGAGGTCCCCGCAAGCC
Encoded here:
- the LOC123929394 gene encoding uncharacterized protein LOC123929394; its protein translation is MRQQIYRRGLWGGGQHPARLPPPGPPPRDRRLRGLRRARCGAAVGSGARPSLGSRPAGRALRPRGLRGRDRGDSHLLGRGRFRAVGSSCALAASPRPVPLKAKEAGASEEKRWVSGCPHQRASLGRGRQGRAARVSVKGSGAPGSRAARGRPHSRVPGGWRLRSARRGLGWAPGGLGLRQELEAKASLLLLLLLLCLRPGTSRGRKRPREAEDRDLPQVGLPAARLPEEDESELRESACRRGLARAAAGAPWRGGRAPARVRPCLLARGLLHSPTTDSGLLSADGENPGSQEALCLRCRVRLFWAVGPRSLRRTRSENFPPLTGAGLRESEPGPRCCGSKRSACRGAEPRRHAGRTLSCSGPAVSCPRSHVHRGTVTESPTEKRPQCGRQMSGEKGSSGLVPADSEDPFLGV